Proteins from one Triticum aestivum cultivar Chinese Spring chromosome 7A, IWGSC CS RefSeq v2.1, whole genome shotgun sequence genomic window:
- the LOC123150509 gene encoding uncharacterized protein isoform X1, with amino-acid sequence MQPICNDPLLVISLTLAFIPNVAQWSQRSTKSRGSRNVNPKDITPALRNATNLQRHPLGDISNLDMHSQRITVVSTSSKSEGPRNENSKNITPAPGNATNLQRHPLGDVSNVDMHSQMGSCLLNKPNGPHMETMLRGQTNTHPPPPGHVLDVDRPTQTSGVVDEPSISDDDDSLPTPIAITAANGADLAESSTDGDTTAKSIAISDSRQAKRAHDRERKRAYDRERREKLTSEQREQINARRRDAYRRKKELGPKFLEEQNRKTREQRKQRRDSLTAEERADMSAERKTRYMSRKNTPCPESIAMRRLDLPTTSAANQSLHSSASPVSTNMAGHTFKSDGNSLHLQFTSLLISAQVEFECITTPATFADSLSAKMCQQLVAPHTFATSKPMVPI; translated from the exons ATGCAACCAATTTGCAACgaccccctcttggtgatatctCTAACGTTGGCATTCATTCCAAATGTGGCTCAG TGGTCTCAGAGAAGCACCAAATCAAGAGGATCTCGCAATGTAAATCCAAAAGACATCACACCCGCACTGAGGAATGCAACTAATTTGCAACGACACCCTCTTGGTGATATCTCTAACCTTGACATGCATTCCCAAAGGATCACAG TGGTCTCAACAAGCAGCAAATCAGAAGGACCTCGCAATGAGAATTCAAAAAACATCACACCCGCACCGGGGAATGCAACAAATTTGCAACGACACCCTCTTGGTGATGTCTCTAATGTTGACATGCATTCCCAAATGGGTTCAT GCTTGCTCAACAAGCCCAATGGACCCCACATGGAAACGATGTTGCGTGGACAGACAaacacccacccaccccctcctgGTCATGTCCTCGATGTTGATCGGCCTACCCAGACGAGTGGAG TTGTAGATGAACCATCCATCTCAGATGATGATGATTCATTACCTACTCCTATTGCTATCACAGCTGCTAATGGTGCAGATCTAGCAGAGAGTTCTACCG ATGGAGATACAACAGCAAAATCTATTGCCATTAGTGACAGTAGACAAGCTAAGAGGGCACACGATAGAGAACGCAAAAGGGCATACGATAGAGAGCGCAGAGAGAAATTGACCAGCGAACAAAGAGAGCAGATAAATGCACGGAGGCGAGACGCTTATCGTAGGAAAAAGGAGTTGGGACCCAAATTCCTAGAAGAACAAAATCGGAAGACACGGGAACAACGCAAGCAAAGACGAGATAGCTTAACTGCTGAGGAGAGAGCGGATATGAGTGCTGAAAGAAAGACAAGATACATGTCTAGGAAAAACACCCCGTGCCCTGAATCCATTGCAATGCGACGTCTAGATTTACCTACTACATCTGCGGCCAATCAGTCTTTGCACAGTAGTGCATCACCTGTGTCAACGAATATGGCAGGACACACCTTCAAATCTGATGGTAATTCACTCCATCTGCAGTTCACTTCACTTCTTATATCCGCCCAGGTTGAATTTGAGTGCATCACCACGCCTGCAACCTTTGCAGATTCGTTGTCTGCGAAAATGTGTCAGCAGCTCGTGGCCCCACATACATTCGCAACATCGAAACCGATG GTGCCTATCTAA
- the LOC123150678 gene encoding histone H1, with protein MATLTEEVAAAAVVGAGEKAEAVATPEKVDEVKEAGAGGEEMEVAGGEAKKAEEEQGEQGKETEKKPRSRKPRSAGPHHPPYFEMIKEAIMAAGDGKAGASAYAIAKRVGERHGEALPGNYRKVLGAQLRGFAAKGRLVRVKASFRLAPAEEKKAAPKSKKRTATTKKAASKKAAPAPARQKRAKKAGPPTAKPKPKQPKSIRGRKANKASA; from the exons ATGGCGACCTTGACGGAGGAGGTTGCTGctgcggcggtggtcggagccggCGAAAAGGCGGAGGCGGTTGCTACGCCGGAGAAGGTTGATGAGGTGAAGGAGGCGGGTGCGGGCGGGGAGGAGATGGAGGTCGCCGGCGGGGAGGCGAAGAAGGCGGAGGAGGAGCAAGGGGAGCAGGGCAAGGAGACGGAGAAGAAGCCGAGGAGCAGGAAGCCCCGGTCGGCGGGGCCGCACCACCCGCCCTACTTCGAG ATGATCAAGGAGGCGATCATGGCGGCGGGCGACGGCAAGGCGGGGGCGAGCGCGTACGCGATCGCGAAGCGCGTCGGGGAGCGGCACGGCGAGGCGCTCCCGGGCAACTACCGCAAGGTGCTGGGCGCGCAGCTCCGGGGCTTCGCCGCCAAGGGCCGGCTCGTCCGGGTCAAGGCCTCCTTCCGCCTCGCCCCGGCCGAGGAGAAGAAGGCGGCGCCCAAGTCCAAGAAGAGGACGGCCACCACCAAGAAGGCCGCGTCGAAgaaggcggcgccggcgccggcgcgccaGAAGAGGGCGAAGAAGGCGGGACCGCCGACGGCGAAGCCGAAGCCGAAGCAGCCAAAGTCGATCCGCGGCAGGAAGGCCAACAAGGCCAGCGCCTGA
- the LOC123150509 gene encoding uncharacterized protein isoform X2 produces the protein MQPICNDPLLVISLTLAFIPNVAQWSQRSTKSRGSRNVNPKDITPALRNATNLQRHPLGDISNLDMHSQRITVVSTSSKSEGPRNENSKNITPAPGNATNLQRHPLGDVSNVDMHSQMGSCLLNKPNGPHMETMLRGQTNTHPPPPGHVLDVDRPTQTSGVVDEPSISDDDDSLPTPIAITAANGADLAESSTDGDTTAKSIAISDSRQAKRAHDRERKRAYDRERREKLTSEQREQINARRRDAYRRKKELGPKFLEEQNRKTREQRKQRRDSLTAEERADMSAERKTRYMSRKNTPCPESIAMRRLDLPTTSAANQSLHSSASPVSTNMAGHTFKSDDSLSAKMCQQLVAPHTFATSKPMVPI, from the exons ATGCAACCAATTTGCAACgaccccctcttggtgatatctCTAACGTTGGCATTCATTCCAAATGTGGCTCAG TGGTCTCAGAGAAGCACCAAATCAAGAGGATCTCGCAATGTAAATCCAAAAGACATCACACCCGCACTGAGGAATGCAACTAATTTGCAACGACACCCTCTTGGTGATATCTCTAACCTTGACATGCATTCCCAAAGGATCACAG TGGTCTCAACAAGCAGCAAATCAGAAGGACCTCGCAATGAGAATTCAAAAAACATCACACCCGCACCGGGGAATGCAACAAATTTGCAACGACACCCTCTTGGTGATGTCTCTAATGTTGACATGCATTCCCAAATGGGTTCAT GCTTGCTCAACAAGCCCAATGGACCCCACATGGAAACGATGTTGCGTGGACAGACAaacacccacccaccccctcctgGTCATGTCCTCGATGTTGATCGGCCTACCCAGACGAGTGGAG TTGTAGATGAACCATCCATCTCAGATGATGATGATTCATTACCTACTCCTATTGCTATCACAGCTGCTAATGGTGCAGATCTAGCAGAGAGTTCTACCG ATGGAGATACAACAGCAAAATCTATTGCCATTAGTGACAGTAGACAAGCTAAGAGGGCACACGATAGAGAACGCAAAAGGGCATACGATAGAGAGCGCAGAGAGAAATTGACCAGCGAACAAAGAGAGCAGATAAATGCACGGAGGCGAGACGCTTATCGTAGGAAAAAGGAGTTGGGACCCAAATTCCTAGAAGAACAAAATCGGAAGACACGGGAACAACGCAAGCAAAGACGAGATAGCTTAACTGCTGAGGAGAGAGCGGATATGAGTGCTGAAAGAAAGACAAGATACATGTCTAGGAAAAACACCCCGTGCCCTGAATCCATTGCAATGCGACGTCTAGATTTACCTACTACATCTGCGGCCAATCAGTCTTTGCACAGTAGTGCATCACCTGTGTCAACGAATATGGCAGGACACACCTTCAAATCTGATG ATTCGTTGTCTGCGAAAATGTGTCAGCAGCTCGTGGCCCCACATACATTCGCAACATCGAAACCGATG GTGCCTATCTAA